One segment of Palaemon carinicauda isolate YSFRI2023 chromosome 35, ASM3689809v2, whole genome shotgun sequence DNA contains the following:
- the LOC137627495 gene encoding cuticle protein CP575-like — protein MKVMLLVLLGLVALAAARPDEVLDFEGDDAEHEQEGSPGNSVTGEYTWESPEGIEYVVRYIADDKGYRVLESNAVPSAGGVMAGGEQADLEGDEDDDDK, from the exons ATGAAGGTTATG CTCCTCGTCCTGTTGGGTCTGGTGGCTTTGGCAGCAGCACGCCCCGATGAGGTTCTCGACTTCGAAGGAGATGATGCTGAACACGAACAGGAGGGATCACCAGGAAATTCAGTCACAGGAGAATACAC CTGGGAGAGCCCTGAAGGAATCGAATACGTCGTGAGATACATTGCTGACGACAAGGGCTATAGAGTACTCGAGTCCAACGCCGTCCCTTCTGCAGGAGGAGTCATGGCTGGAGGAGAGCAAGCCGATCTCGAGGGTGACGAAGACGATGATGATAAATAA
- the LOC137627498 gene encoding uncharacterized protein, which translates to MKYMLLITLGLVAVAVALPNEILDFEGDDAEHEQEGTPGKSVTGEYTWESPEGIEFVVKYIADEKGYRVVESNAVPSAGGVRAGGEQADLDGDEDDDEDEDDK; encoded by the exons ATGAAGTATATG CTCCTGATCACCTTAGGCCTAGTTGCCGTGGCCGTTGCCCTTCCTAACGAAATCCTTGACTTCGAAGGGGACGACGCCGAGCATGAACAAGAGGGAACCCCTGGAAAATCCGTGACAGGAGAATACAC CTGGGAGAGTCCCGAAGGAATCGAATTCGTGGTGAAATACATCGCCGACGAGAAGGGCTACAGAGTGGTCGAGTCCAACGCCGTCCCTTCTGCAGGAGGAGTCCGCGCCGGAGGAGAACAGGCCGACCTCGACGGAGACGAAGACGATGACGAAGATGAAGATGACAAGTAA
- the LOC137627299 gene encoding uncharacterized protein: MKFMLLIALGLVSVAVALPNEILDFEGDDAEHEQEGTPGKSVTGEYTWESPEGIEFVVKYIADEKGYRVVESNAVPSAGGVRAGGEQADLDGDEDEEEDDDK; encoded by the exons ATGAAGTTCATG CTCCTGATCGCTCTAGGCCTAGTGTCCGTAGCTGTTGCCCTCCCCAACGAAATCCTGGACTTCGAAGGGGATGACGCCGAGCATGAACAAGAGGGAACACCAGGGAAATCAGTCACGGGAGAATACAC CTGGGAGAGTCCCGAAGGAATCGAATTCGTGGTGAAATACATCGCCGACGAGAAGGGCTACAGAGTGGTCGAGTCCAATGCCGTCCCTTCTGCAGGAGGAGTCCGCGCCGGAGGGGAACAGGCCGACCTCGACGGAGACGAAGACGAAGAGGAGGATGATGATAAATAG
- the LOC137627496 gene encoding uncharacterized protein produces the protein MKLMLLITLGLVAVAVALPDEILDFEGDDAEHEQEGTPGKAVTGEYTWESPEGIEFVVKYIADEKGYRVVESNAVPSAGGVRAGGEQADLDGDEDDDEDEDDK, from the exons ATGAAGCTCATG CTCCTTATTACTCTTGGCCTGGTGGCAGTGGCCGTTGCTCTTCCCGACGAGATCCTGGACTTCGAAGGAGATGATGCTGAGCACGAACAGGAAGGAACACCGGGAAAAGCCGTCACAGGAGAATACAC CTGGGAGAGTCCTGAAGGAATCGAATTCGTTGTGAAATACATCGCCGACGAGAAGGGCTACAGGGTGGTCGAGTCCAACGCCGTCCCTTCTGCAGGAGGAGTCCGCGCCGGAGGGGAACAGGCCGACCTTGACGGAGACGAAGACGATGACGAAGATGAAGATGACAAGTAA